Genomic DNA from Peribacillus simplex NBRC 15720 = DSM 1321:
AAAGGGGTTCCTTCTACAAGAATGACAGCTCGTCCCTCCAGCAAGCTGGCACAGGCTACATCCGGCCGTTCTGTCGACATGATCTGAGGGAATGGTGAAAACGGATTGTCCTCGATCATTTCCTCGATGTACTCGCTTTCTAAAATTCCGTCTATTTTAATTCGTTCCAACCGAGTTGTAATCTCTTCAATCAGTGTTTTATCCGCAAGTCCATCAATATAAGCAATTGAAACATTCGTCCTGGTAAGAGTACCAATCTTCATCGATTGTATTTTAAGGGCAGGACTTTTGATAATACGTCGCAATTGGGATGTATTTACTTCTAGAGATTCAATAAATCCCTCTCGTGACCCCCTAACTCCCCCCTCTGCCACAGGTTCTTCAATCGCTCGCTTTTCCCATTTGGACAATCCTAGAGAAAACCCATCGCTTTCCCCTTCATATAGAAGGATCGGGTTTCCAGAGGAAATCGATTCAATGCAATCCGCCAACATATTCACTTTTACCACTTTAGGAACGGGCATTTTATGTTCAATAAACTCATTTAATGGTTGTGGTTCTTTTGATGACTCTTGCATGAGTGGAGATAGCACATATTGCTCTATCGCCTCGATGTCTGAGAGTCCCGCAATGTAAATGAGCATCGCCCGCGTCTTTCCGAAAAGTAAGAACGAACGGAACATGACATCCGAGCAATTATCATAAACAGAACGAAGTGTTTCTACATTTTGACTGAAGCTCACATCCAGTGCATCTGCAGGCTTAGAATCTTGGTAATCATTTTGTATCAAGGATTTTTTTTCTTTCGTTTTTCTTAACAATTTGCCCACATTACGAATCAAGCCGGTTACCCCCATTTTTTTGCAGGTCGCTCTAACTCCATTTTTCTATGTTTCTTCATTAAGGGTATTTTATACAGAAAATCCTGAGTCCAGCATGAACTTATATTTAGCAGAATTGAAAAGCTACGTTATAAGTTGATATTGAATAAATCGTAAACCTTTGTGATATCCTGTTTGTAATTAATAACTAAGGGGTATAACAAAAACCGAGGCTACAGATTAGTCGAAAATATCGTCTCTGTTTAAGTATGGATTTTGACCAAGATATGCAAGGCCATAAAGTAGGGGATACTTTTTAAAGGATGTATATTCGCTTTAAAATACCTCTGCTTTTTTATCTTTTTCATAGAAGTTTCATGGGCAATCAGACTAAAACATTAGAAGATAAGGGAGATTCTATGTCATTCTTAATCACATTGCTCGGATTATTGGTTTCCACAATTATCGCTACAATATTAAATGCAATATGGCCTCGTATTCCACTGCCGATATATCAGATTTCCATGGGAGCAGTGTTTTCATTATTACCATTTCACTTATCGTTTGATTTTCATTCAGAATTATTTATGATCTGTGTCATTGCTCCGCTGCTCTTTACAGAAGGAAAAAATACGTCCCGTAAAGAAATGCTTGAATTGCGTAAGCCTATTCTGTTATTGGCCTTTGGGTTAGTATTTGTGACCGTTTTTGCAGGAGGTTTTTTCATTCACTGGTTAATACCTGATATGCCGATGGCTGTTGCTTTTGCTTTAGCAGCTACAATTACCCCTACGGATGCCGTAGCGGTACAATCGATTACAAAAGGATTGAAATTGCCCGGAAATATGTTGCCCATCCTGGAAGGTGAATCACTTTTCAATGATGCTGCTGGAATCGTTGCTTTTAAAGTTGCCCTGGCAGCTGCCTTAACTGGAGTATTTTCTATAAAAGATGCTTCGCTTAATTTTATATTTGTAGCTTTAGGCGGTATCTTTATAGGTATCCTATTGGGCTATTTAATTGTTAAATTACGATTATTTTTACGGGTTCATGGACTTGAAGAAATCTCCATGTCTATTGTTATTGAACTAATTACGCCTTTTGCCATCTATATGGTAGCTGAAGAATTCCATGTATCCGGAATCTTGGCAGTGGTTGCTGCAGGTGTAATTCATGGCATCGAGCGGGATCGCCTTCAGAGTTCCACAACTAAATTGCAAATTGTATCAACTAATACATGGTCTGTATTAGGTTATGTTTTGAATGGACTTGTATTTGCTTTGTTAGGATTTATGTTGCCGAGTATTTATCAGGAAATTGAGTCCAACTTAAATAGGGGTAATCTTTTTGGGATAAGTGTCTTGATTGTTCTTTTATTATTGGTGATCCGTTTTATTTGGGTATACATTCTGCATGATACTTTTACGAAAAACAGAGTGAATCCATTAGAGCAATTCATTATGTCCAGGGTTCACCCAGAAGATAGCAATGACACCGATGAGGAGAGTGTTTCAAGATCACGATTTGCATTGCTGACATCCGTTAGCGGCATTCATGGAACCATTACATTAGCTACAGCTTTATCCATACCATATTTTATGCCGGATGACACTTTATTCCCGATGCGTAATACAGTCTTGTTTATCGCAGCTTGCGTTATATTGTTAAGCGTCACATTGGCTACGGTTCTCTTGCCATTACTGGTAAAGACACCGATTGAATTCAAAGATGAACGCCTAACCACTGAGGAGGCTTATAAAATTGTTTTAAATAAAACGATCAATCAGCTGAGCAAAGAAGCAACCATGGATAATCAGAAAGCTGTCCATCAAGTAATGGAAGATTTAAATGAACAACTGATAGATTTGGAACGGGGAATAACGAATAGACCGGATAATCGGACAATACGCGATTTAGTGGAGCTAGGGGCCAATAAGGAATTGGAGGTCGTTTCCGGATTAGCCGAAAAAGGGGCTATCTCTGAAACAGCCTTAGACCTTTATAAAGTGTATATTTCAAGAACCTTAAATTATATGCAAAAATCTTCGCTGAAAAGGGCTTGGATCAATTTGCAGGCCATTCTTTTCAAGAAAAAGATCAATGTCAAATGGGATAAGAAATGGGAAGCGAAATTAGAGGAATCCATCGTTAGAAATGCGGACCTGATCCGGGAGTTCCGTAAAGCACAAAAAGAAGCTTCAAAGGAAGCTATTTCATTAATCAAACAACAAACTACACCTGAAAACCGTCATGAAGTCATGCTTGTCATTAAAAGATATAATCGTTATCTGAATCCATTCGGAACATTAAGTGAAAAAGAAGCAAATCGCTTTGAAGAGATGGTGAGTCATTTTCAGTTGAATGCGATGCAAATCGAACGTGATATCATTCAGCTAATGGTTGAAGATGAGCAAATATCCATGCAAACGGCAACTGAGCTTAGACAAAACTTAATCTATGATGAAATGTTAATGATACAAAATTGATAAATTATAAAGAGACACCGATACAACAGGGAGCGGTGTCTCTTTATTTAAAACCAAAGGGGGGTCAAAGAAATGGAGAAATACCTCAGGAAAAAAGAAATGAAAAGACCTGCTATAGATCGAGCAGGTATAAGGGCTTTCATGGGAAATCCAGAAGATTTTAGTTTAAGTTGGTACGGAATCTTCATGGCATCTGTCCCCATTATTCTTTTTGGGGTTCTTGTTTGGTCACAATGGTAAGTTAAATCACCGTTTTGCAGCTTTATCTTCAAAGAGAGCTTCCACATTTTATTGTAAAAGCAGTAGTTGTTACAATTGAACCCACCTCAGTTGATACAAGTATCATAAAGCCGGCGGGGTATATGAAAATGTCTTTCCTGTCGGTTTATTTTTTTCTTACGGTACAGCTCTCCCCTCCAAGTTACTCTAACTGGTCAATCCCATGTGTCAGTCCACTCTCAATTTCTTCTTTTATCAAGTCCATCATTCAATATTTTCATTTGGAAGCGAAAGTAGAGATAGAATACGGTCCAGATGATCATATAGAATGGTATGAAAATCCCAATTCCTATAGCTAAACCTTTTAAGCTGAATGGAATCCAACCAACAAAGAAAGATAATAGGAAGTAAAGAATACTGACAGTAAGGAAGTGCAGAATGGTTTGAGATAACAAACTCCATTTTTCATTTTCAAAGAAGATTGTTGCCGTGCTGAAGAACCAGCCACATAATATGCAGCCTATCGCGTTTTTCACAAATATTCCACTGTCTAATGCAGTGACCTCCCCAAAAGCGATCACTCCAAAACACGTCAGCACCATCACGAGTGCCCCAAAGCAAATCCCAACAAAGCTACGGAATAATAGTGTTTTCATCATAATCCCTTCCTTTTCCATTGAAATGCTTTCTTGATCCCTTGAACATAGTGCCGAGAAACATATTCTTTTTCCCCTGATCGGAAATACACACATAAGGTCCCGTTGAAAGATGCCTCGAATCTGCTTAACTCATCTAAATTGGCAATCACTGACTTGGACAATCGCACGAATTGATTACCAGGAAGGTCCCTTTCCAGTTCATATAACCTTTCTTTCATTTCGAAAGTCCCCTGTTTCGTCCGCACCATTATGGAATCTTGCTCTGTGAACAAACAGATTATTTCCTCTGCCCGGATCACGTGCTGCATTTCTTCTTTCCTGCCAACAAAATACGGTCTTTTCTTTTCCTTCAAGCGCTCCATCAGTTCCTCCACTTCCTCATTCCATTCATTATTACGGATAAGCACCTCTATCGCCTTGAACTCCTCATCTATCTCTACGTTTATTTTCATCTCTGCGACCTCCCTTTGCTTATAATGTAAGTATATTGATATTTTTGACAATTCGCTTGTGATTTCCGGCTACATGTAACTTTACAGTGATAACATGCTTGAAATGGATAGTCAGATACACTAAATAACCGTCCAAATAATTGGACGGCCCATTGATATGAAAAATCTATTTTTGAATGCGTTTATATTGATTAAGATCACTCTTTGCTTGTAAAAGTACTTGGCATCACCACAGCGATTACCTCTCCACGGGCGCAAAGTTTATCGATGGCAAATACCTCTGTTTCGATTCTCCATTTCTTAGGGTGAATTTCATGAATCGTCCCAATGGCTATTAATGGCACATCATTTGGGGTTGGCTTTACGAACTCCACTTTCAGTGACGCAGTCACGAACCTGGGAGGCTCACTCCATCTCCAACTTCATGACCATTTTTACGGTGTAAAGCCAATGCAGCGGAACCTGTTCCATGACAATCAATTAAAGATGCAATCAAGCCGCCATAAACAAATCCTGGAATTGCGATATGCTCTGGACGTGGTGTATAAATTGTCCTTGTTTGCTCGCCTTGCCAACCCGTTCGAAAATGATGACCATCTTTGTTTAAGCGACCACATCCATAACACCATGCAAATGCATCTGGATAATCATCTTGAATCGCTTTTAGCACATTCTCCTCCATTATCTCTCCCCCTTTTTCAGAATATTATAACATCATTAAAGAATAATCGGTCTATTTGGATAATTACTGAAAGGTTAGTTTTTTTGTAATTCCATGATTCTTTGTTAGCTTACTTCCATGTTTTAATTTTCATAGAATAGTAAACTGACGCAGCTTTATACATACTGTGTAAATCGACATTCAAAAAAAAGTTTGCAAGAATCCCTGCTCCTTTACTCGATATATCGATATAAATGACAAAGGCCCCTGTAAGCGCGTAGCATTCAGGAGCTTTCCTTTGACTAATATAGTTAAGAAGTTTCTTCCATTGCATTGTCTCCTATTCTGTTGCAGGCTTGCCTTCTTATTAAAAATTAAACCTTTTTCTTAAATCCCAATACTTGAATGTCATTTTACCCATTTTCGACTTCGAAAGTGAATCGTATTTACGTCCAAGTGCTAGGTTTTGCTTTTCTAGCTTAGTAATTTGTTTATGTTGAACTGCATTAAGTCTTTTTAATTGCTTTACTACTTTAGAAAATTCTTTATTTTTCGCTTTCATATCATATTTTTGTTTATCAACAGTTACCCGTTCTTTCATGGAAATTTCCACATCTTTTGGTTTTAATTTAGGATTTCCATAGTTTTCGAATCCTATGGTTTTTAAATATGGCATGTTATTTTGAAAATTTTGTTCAAAGTTTCCATAACTTTTATGGATGTGGAGGAATGTATAACATCCATATTTTTCCACTGAAATAATTTGACCATACCCAGACAGTTTAAACAGTTTTTCGACTCGTTTTATTTCTTCAGGTATATTTTTGACAATATAGGTGACAACTTCGTCAACATTAAACTCTGCAGGCAATTTTTTCACTTTTTTTGATGGTGCATGCTTATTCAGTTCATCAAAGTCATCCTCATCAATATAAAACATATTTGTGCTTTGATCTACATAATCTGTAATACGTTTGCTCCATAATAGTCCTTGCAGTTTTTTTATTGCTTCCGAAAATAGAAACTGCCTGCTAACCTGATACATTCGTTTTGCCGCAAACTCATATATATCCTTATTACATAGCGCTAATTTGACAGCGTCACGGAAATCCTTCTCTGTAACAGCATATAACGGGTAATCTTCGCCAAAAAGCTTTATATGCATTTTGGTTGGATTCATTATTACTGCCTTCCTCAAAATCCCATACTCCAATAGCTTTGTAGACAGTTCCAGACTGCTGTCCATTTCCTCACTTCTCCAGGTTATCCCAATATCACTGTTCACGATTAATTGTTGGGCATTCTCCCTTGTCAATGCCCCGTACCATGTAAGCCCATCTGTATTTTTAAGGAGGTATGCCGCTTCTTCCTTAAACTGAGAATCATCTTTAACCCATTTGAACTTATCTCCCGCTACATCAAGTGATAGATTCGGAATCTCGCGTTTTAATTCTTTAAAAGCAGTAATAATGGGGATGGTCTTCCAATCGGGGTCGAATTTCCCTGTATATACAAGTTTGTTTGTTAACCGGGTCTGCCCTTCTGCTGATTCAACGTTCGGTATCATCGGCGTAAGCAGGGAAACTTTGTTTT
This window encodes:
- a CDS encoding spore germination protein codes for the protein MGVTGLIRNVGKLLRKTKEKKSLIQNDYQDSKPADALDVSFSQNVETLRSVYDNCSDVMFRSFLLFGKTRAMLIYIAGLSDIEAIEQYVLSPLMQESSKEPQPLNEFIEHKMPVPKVVKVNMLADCIESISSGNPILLYEGESDGFSLGLSKWEKRAIEEPVAEGGVRGSREGFIESLEVNTSQLRRIIKSPALKIQSMKIGTLTRTNVSIAYIDGLADKTLIEEITTRLERIKIDGILESEYIEEMIEDNPFSPFPQIMSTERPDVACASLLEGRAVILVEGTPFTLIAPISFFSLIQSQEDYAQRFMAGTFIRWLRYFFMGLSLLLPSLYVAILTFHHEAVPTALLLSVAASRESVPFPAIVEALAMEITFEALREAGVRLPKQVGSAVSIVGALVIGQASVQAGLVSAPMVIVVAITGIASFMMPRYIAGITFRMLRFPMMLLAGTLGLLGIMMGIIAIVIHLCSLRSFGVPYLAPLAPLKGKELKDVLWRAPWWMMDTRPRLTGDSNVYRQAPEQRPNPKRGSETE
- a CDS encoding Na+/H+ antiporter, with amino-acid sequence MSFLITLLGLLVSTIIATILNAIWPRIPLPIYQISMGAVFSLLPFHLSFDFHSELFMICVIAPLLFTEGKNTSRKEMLELRKPILLLAFGLVFVTVFAGGFFIHWLIPDMPMAVAFALAATITPTDAVAVQSITKGLKLPGNMLPILEGESLFNDAAGIVAFKVALAAALTGVFSIKDASLNFIFVALGGIFIGILLGYLIVKLRLFLRVHGLEEISMSIVIELITPFAIYMVAEEFHVSGILAVVAAGVIHGIERDRLQSSTTKLQIVSTNTWSVLGYVLNGLVFALLGFMLPSIYQEIESNLNRGNLFGISVLIVLLLLVIRFIWVYILHDTFTKNRVNPLEQFIMSRVHPEDSNDTDEESVSRSRFALLTSVSGIHGTITLATALSIPYFMPDDTLFPMRNTVLFIAACVILLSVTLATVLLPLLVKTPIEFKDERLTTEEAYKIVLNKTINQLSKEATMDNQKAVHQVMEDLNEQLIDLERGITNRPDNRTIRDLVELGANKELEVVSGLAEKGAISETALDLYKVYISRTLNYMQKSSLKRAWINLQAILFKKKINVKWDKKWEAKLEESIVRNADLIREFRKAQKEASKEAISLIKQQTTPENRHEVMLVIKRYNRYLNPFGTLSEKEANRFEEMVSHFQLNAMQIERDIIQLMVEDEQISMQTATELRQNLIYDEMLMIQN
- a CDS encoding DUF3021 domain-containing protein, which translates into the protein MKTLLFRSFVGICFGALVMVLTCFGVIAFGEVTALDSGIFVKNAIGCILCGWFFSTATIFFENEKWSLLSQTILHFLTVSILYFLLSFFVGWIPFSLKGLAIGIGIFIPFYMIIWTVFYLYFRFQMKILNDGLDKRRN
- a CDS encoding LytTR family DNA-binding domain-containing protein, with translation MKINVEIDEEFKAIEVLIRNNEWNEEVEELMERLKEKKRPYFVGRKEEMQHVIRAEEIICLFTEQDSIMVRTKQGTFEMKERLYELERDLPGNQFVRLSKSVIANLDELSRFEASFNGTLCVYFRSGEKEYVSRHYVQGIKKAFQWKRKGL
- a CDS encoding glycosyltransferase; the encoded protein is MNSHELVENRKMKVLLFGFIDMNSMDGSAVFLSSLASTIALDTNIEVDLLLASPVKRDILIQPLEKFDNITILNPFVDPFFSANDDEWVKKGVIDFDIAEMLISHYWSQKGYDWLFVRSIETVEKIAKHKHIIKNTLVYATGLTHIGQNVNEEKFESIKNIYDQCAYFLCQTEEMCEFVIEILNLNKEKNKVSLLTPMIPNVESAEGQTRLTNKLVYTGKFDPDWKTIPIITAFKELKREIPNLSLDVAGDKFKWVKDDSQFKEEAAYLLKNTDGLTWYGALTRENAQQLIVNSDIGITWRSEEMDSSLELSTKLLEYGILRKAVIMNPTKMHIKLFGEDYPLYAVTEKDFRDAVKLALCNKDIYEFAAKRMYQVSRQFLFSEAIKKLQGLLWSKRITDYVDQSTNMFYIDEDDFDELNKHAPSKKVKKLPAEFNVDEVVTYIVKNIPEEIKRVEKLFKLSGYGQIISVEKYGCYTFLHIHKSYGNFEQNFQNNMPYLKTIGFENYGNPKLKPKDVEISMKERVTVDKQKYDMKAKNKEFSKVVKQLKRLNAVQHKQITKLEKQNLALGRKYDSLSKSKMGKMTFKYWDLRKRFNF